The Betta splendens chromosome 7, fBetSpl5.4, whole genome shotgun sequence genome includes a window with the following:
- the casp9 gene encoding caspase-9 has translation MDKIHKTILQRNRMNLVKTLDPSSLYDALLEKGVFTQDMIDDIKRSGTRRDQARELVRDLETRGSRAFPLFLQCLQETGQDSLAELLQNGVPTVKLQPATPTEVVRPILQPLPVTFPMDVGSVVPIQKPETSPSPSPEKDYLPLKPPGRVRRDSIQNYKMDASPCGLCLIINNVEFEPLSQLSNRRGSNIDCEKLHKRFEALNFIVEVKCNLTKRQMVHELSSLRKKDHSQYDCCVVIMLSHGTEVSHSRFPGAVFGVDGESIPVQNITAYLNGQNCPSLQGKPKLFFIQACGGDEKDTGFEVSPDEFEPSIGGVDDQTDSIPISSSSDSLSMSDEPDARATLPTPSDILVSYSTFPGYVSWRDTESGSWYVETLDHILEENASTDDLVTMLMMVNHEVSQNSAKGLYKQMPGSFNFLRKLLYFQSQA, from the exons ATGGATAAAATACACAAGACGATCCTTCAGCGCAACAGAATGAATCTGGTGAAAACGTTGGATCCATCCAGCCTGTATGATGCCCTTCTGGAAAAAGGGGTTTTCACTCAGGATATGATTGATGACATAAAG AGGTCTGGGACCAGACGCGACCAGGCCAGAGAGCTAGTCCGGGACCTGGAAACCCGTGGAAGTCGAGCCTTTCCTTTATTTCTTCAGTGCCTTCAGGAGACGGGTCAGGACAGTTTGGCCGAGCTCCTACAGAATGGTGTTCCAACAGTAAAACTACAGCCTGCGACACCCACTGAGGTTGTTCGTCCCATCCTCCAGCCTCTACCAGTTA CCTTTCCAATGGATGTTGGTTCTGTCGTTCCAATACAGAAACCTGAAACTTCTCCCAGTCCAT CACCTGAAAAGGACTACTTGCCACTAAAGCCACCAGGTAGAGTTCGACGAGACAGTATTCAG AACTATAAAATGGATGCCAGCCCATGTGGACTCTGCCTCATCATAAACAATGTGGAGTTTGAACCGCTGAGCCAGCTGAGCAATCGCAGGGGGTCAAATATAGATTGTGAAAAGCTGCACAAAAGATTTGAGGCACTCAACTTTATTGTAGAGGTCAAGTGCAACCTAACAAAACGA CAAATGGTGCATGAACTGTCATCTTTGCGTAAAAAGGATCACTCACAATATGACTGCTGTGTGGTCATCATGTTGTCCCATGGCACTGAG GTGAGTCACAGCCGCTTCCCTGGTGCAGTGTTTGGTGTGGATGGAGAAAGTATCCCAGTTCAGAACATCACAGCCTATCTCAATGGCCAGAATTGCCCTTCTTTACAGGGCAAACCTAAGCTTTTCTTCATCCAGGCATGTGGAGGAG atGAGAAAGACACAGGATTTGAAGTGTCACCTGATGAATTTGAACCCTCCATTGGTGGAGTAGATGATCAGACAGATTCCATTCCAATATCATCCAGCAGCGATTCCCTGAGCATGTCTGATGAACCAGATGCCAGGGCAACTCTCCCAACTCCAAGTGACATTCTAGTTTCATACTCTACCTTTCCTG GATACGTTTCTTGGAGAGATACAGAGTCGGGTTCCTGGTATGTTGAGACACTGGACCATATTCTTGAAGAAAATGCATCTACCGATGACTTGGTAACAATGTTAATGATG GTTAATCACGAAGTCTCACAAAACTCTGCAAAAGGACTCTACAAGCAAATGCCTGGTTCTTTTAACTTCCTCCGCAAACTTCTCTACTTTCAAAGCCAAGCATAG
- the dnajc16 gene encoding dnaJ homolog subfamily C member 16, which produces MRGSKMSLPLAVAVLLSVLLTGSTHAGPEMDPYKILGVTRSASQAEIKKVYKRLAKEWHPDKNKSPGAEDMFIKITKSYEILSSEDKRANYDRYGQTDDTQPYGSDRHGHRHDSFYFDESFFNFPFNSKNHRDFTDSKYTLHFNQYVNDVVPDSYTRPYLIKITSDWCFSCIHIEPVWKEVVQEMENLGVGIGVVDVGYERRLANHLGAHRTPSILGIINGKVTFFHYAVAKEHLRQFVEDLLPQRLVERVTDKNDLQFLNSWHELNKPHVLLFDQVPVVPLLYKLTAFAYKDYMQFGYVDQGLSETANLQKQFNINTYAPTMLVFKENVDKPADIIQAKGMKKQIIDEFMSNNKFLLAPRLVNQKVFDELCPVKQFHRRRKYCVLLITSDEETFTFGNQAFLSFASTNAKEVVRFAYVYQRLQQPLCDMLTQNKDSAQSQPQVVLLERRNAAGKTFFKPVTTWNGSEEEKQSLLDELERLQKDPSILIHDAVLPELNNEFASIFVIQWIYASYDYLSEVIDDILHNNWREMMPLLSLIFSALFILFGTVVIQAFSDSSEEKQMKSKAKDGTKAENGSPGSSTSSRPPKKNFVEVTELTDITYISNLVKLRPGHMNIVLVLTDTSKNILLSKFAKEVYSFTGSLTLHFSFLNIDKHSEWINTLLHYAQDTTHADADEDDGETHKQDYTGYVLALNGHKRYLCLFKPVYTGEDLESKSSEDEGGTSAGRLKSSARDDHCQRKSNRMRNISTLQIHHKLDRLGLWMERLMEGTLPRYYIPAWPGLDKITPSK; this is translated from the exons ATGAGAGGGTCCAAGATGTCCCTGCCACTGGCAGTAGCGGTGCTCCTCTCAGTGCTGCTGACAGGATCGACCCACGCCGGGCCTGAGATGGACCCATACAAAATCCTAGGGGTAACGAGGAGTGCGAGCCAGGCTGAGATCAAGAAGGTCTACAAGCGTCTGGCGAAAGAATG GCAtccagacaaaaataaaagtccagGTGCTGAGGACATGTTTATCAAGATTACCAAATCCTATGAG ATCTTGTCCAGCGAAGACAAACGTGCCAACTATGACCGTTACGGACAAACCGATGACACCCAGCCTTACGGCAGCGATCGTCACGGGCATCGCCACGACAGCTTCTACTTCGATGAGTCCTTCTTCAACTTTCCCTTCAACAGCAAGAACCACAGAGACTTCACTGACAGCAAGTACACGCTGCACTTCAACCAGTATGTCAACGACGTTGTCCCCGACAGCTACACGAGACCGTACCTGATCAAGATCACCTCTGATTGGTGCTTCAGCTGCATCCACATTGAGCCCGTCTGGAAGGAGGTGGTGCAGGAGATGGAGAATCTAG GTGTTGGAATAGGTGTGGTGGACGTTGGCTACGAGAGGCGTTTGGCCAACCACCTTGGTGCTCATCGCACCCCATCTATCCTCGGTATCATCAATGGCAAAGTGACCTTTTTCCATTACGCTGTAGCGAAGGAACACCTGAGGCAGTTCGTAGAGGACTTGCTTCCCCAGAGGCTCGTGGAACGG gtcactgacAAGAATGACCTACAGTTCTTGAACAGCTGGCATGAGCTCAACAAGCCGCACGTGCTTTTATTTGACCAAGTGCCTGTAGTCCCTCTACTATACAAA TTGACAGCTTTTGCTTATAAGGACTACATGCAGTTTGGCTATGTGGACCAGGGCCTTTCAGAAACTGCCAATCtgcaaaaacagtttaatatcAACACGTATGCTCCAACTATGCTGGTCTTCAAAGAGAACGTTGACAAGCCAGCTGACATTATACAG GCTAAAGGCATGAAGAAGCAAATTATTGATGAGTTCATGTCAAACAACAAATTTCTCCTTGCACCACGACTGGTCAATCAGAAAGTCTTTGATGAGCTCTGTCCTGTCAAACAGTTCCACAGACGCAGGAA ATACTGTGTTCTGCTCATCACGAGTGATGAAGAGACCTTTACTTTTGGCAACCAGGCTTTCCTCTCGTTTGCCTCCACCAATGCCAAGGAAGTTGTGAGATTTGCCTACGTGTACCAGAGACTACAGCAACCGCTTTGCGACATGCTCACGCAGAATAAGGACAGTGCACAGTCACAACCACAG GTGGTCCTATTGGAAAGACGCAACGCTGCAGGGAAAACCTTTTTTAAGCCAGTCACTACCTGGAACGGCAGTGAAGAAGAGAAGCAAAGTCTACTGGATGAGCTGGAGCGACTTCAGAAGGACCCGTCCATCCTCATCCATGACGCCGTGCTGCCTGAGCTCAACAATGAGTTTGcctct ATTTTTGTAATCCAATGGATTTATGCATCTTACGATTACCTTTCTGAAGTCATCGATGATATTTTACACAATAACTG GCGTGAAATGATGCCCCTTCTCTCCCTCATCTTCTCTGCCTTGTTCATCTTATTTGGAACTGTGGTCATTCAGGCTTTCAG cgACTCAAGTGAAGAGAAGCAGATGAAATCAAAAGCAAAAGAcggaacaaaagcagaaaatgggTCACCAGGTTCCAGTACCTCAAG TCGACCTCCCAAGAAGAATTTTGTGGAAGTGACGGAGCTGACAGATATCACTTACATAAGCAACCTGGTGAAGCTGAGGCCAGGACACATGAACATAGTGCTGGTTCTGACCGACACCTCCAAGAACATTCTCCTTAGCAAGTTTGCTAAAGAGGTCTACTCCTTCACTGG GAGCCTGACGCTGCATTTCTCCTTTCTGAACATTGACAAACACAGCGAGTGGATCAACACGCTCCTGCACTACGCCCAGGACACCACGCACGCTGATGCGGACGAGGACGATGGGGAAACCCACAAACAGGACTACACTGGCTACGTGCTGGCGCTGAATGGCCACAAAAGGTACCTTTGCCTGTTTAAGCCCGTTTACACCGGCGAAGACCTTGAGAGCAAATCATCTGAAGATGAAGGGGGGACATCGGCGGGCAGGTTGAAATCCAGCGCCCGGGACGACCACTGCCAGCGGAAATCCAACCGGATGCGCAACATTTCCACATTACAGATCCACCACAAACTGGACCGCTTGGGCCTGTGGATGGAACGGCTGATGGAAGGCACTTTGCCACGTTACTACATCCCTGCTTGGCCAGGACTAGACAAGATCACACCCAGTAAGTAG